One Candidatus Chromulinivoraceae bacterium DNA window includes the following coding sequences:
- a CDS encoding helix-turn-helix domain-containing protein, with product MSNRKSYSLEQLRLLGLNADEATLYLELLQEPATYLRLSYATGINRTKVYRLVAELEKKSLVAKRSDERGAFLTAADPSTLEVGLADREEKVRRQRQALTALLPSLTALQNGETSRFIIRTYEGDAGFKQMLWHELKTKGENLLLGGGNMEDLVSDRRWVQKLRLHTTKTAYDVREILNPNDNNKPIFMLHKESMHGAYRARTIEPDVISLQNQMTIYNDTVGIYHWQEEQKVGIEIINKPYAIMMRGIFEHLWEIARDTDKNLWLA from the coding sequence ATGTCGAACAGAAAGAGCTACTCCCTTGAACAGTTGCGCCTTCTTGGCCTAAACGCAGACGAAGCCACACTTTATCTTGAGTTACTCCAAGAGCCCGCTACATATTTACGTCTATCTTATGCGACGGGCATAAATAGGACCAAGGTATATCGTTTAGTCGCCGAACTGGAGAAAAAGAGCTTAGTCGCTAAGCGTAGTGACGAACGCGGGGCTTTTTTAACTGCAGCAGATCCTTCAACACTTGAGGTCGGTCTTGCTGATCGGGAAGAAAAAGTAAGACGGCAACGTCAAGCACTGACGGCGCTCCTACCATCGCTCACAGCGCTGCAGAACGGAGAGACAAGTCGCTTTATTATCCGCACTTACGAAGGAGATGCGGGCTTTAAGCAGATGCTATGGCACGAGCTAAAGACCAAAGGAGAAAACCTTCTTTTGGGTGGCGGAAACATGGAAGACCTAGTGAGTGACCGTCGCTGGGTTCAAAAACTTCGTCTGCATACGACCAAAACAGCATATGATGTGCGTGAGATACTCAATCCAAATGATAACAATAAACCTATCTTCATGCTTCATAAAGAGTCTATGCATGGCGCATACCGTGCACGTACTATTGAACCTGATGTCATTTCGTTACAGAATCAAATGACGATATATAACGATACCGTAGGTATCTATCACTGGCAAGAAGAGCAAAAGGTTGGGATAGAAATTATCAATAAGCCCTATGCCATTATGATGCGTGGCATTTTTGAACATCTCTGGGAAATCGCTAGAGATACAGACAAGAACCTCTGGTTAGCCTAA
- a CDS encoding PEGA domain-containing protein, with protein MYHSPSKRQQLIKRIISYGFMTVAVVALVVILVFVMLGYRFNQNDGRIEQGGLVQFDSQPNGATITIDGQVFGTKSPSKTTLTATNHTIAMSRSGYQTWQKDINLSAGAVLWLNYARLIPTQIKPESVNNFATVTSTAVSPDQKWMAVKEKPDTANIQLADLSNDTVKMTQLDLPTESFTQPDAGKTQTFSLQDWDAGSRYIIVKHTYNDDKTEWLVVDTRDMSSTKNVSRLLDIQPSKLVFSGNDSHILYAQIGTDVRKVDLGAATLSRPLVTNVDDFSIFDQTTITYSTLLDSTTGSRTVGYYEDGKDSPVTLATYKDNGKAPLHLALGRYFGDMYEAINYGDMVKIYTGNLPTATSASQMRLLATVTIPGGAQYLSIRTEGRFVIMQSGDTFTTYDLELKKTTQTALKGVSPVTKKLGWIDGYMPWSDRDGMLRFYEFDGTNQHDIMPVTEGFDVVLSPNNRYVYGIQKTADGVYHLERARLILA; from the coding sequence ATGTACCACTCGCCTTCAAAACGCCAGCAACTTATTAAGCGAATAATATCATACGGATTTATGACCGTTGCCGTGGTCGCATTGGTCGTCATATTAGTGTTTGTTATGCTCGGTTACCGCTTTAATCAAAACGACGGTCGGATTGAGCAAGGCGGACTTGTCCAGTTCGATTCTCAGCCTAATGGTGCGACCATTACAATAGATGGCCAAGTATTTGGAACTAAATCACCTTCTAAAACCACACTAACGGCAACGAATCACACTATAGCGATGAGTCGTAGTGGCTATCAGACCTGGCAGAAAGATATCAACCTATCTGCTGGTGCGGTACTGTGGCTTAATTACGCGCGCCTTATACCGACTCAAATTAAACCAGAAAGTGTTAACAATTTTGCGACGGTTACAAGTACGGCGGTTTCACCGGATCAAAAGTGGATGGCAGTTAAGGAAAAGCCCGATACGGCAAATATTCAGTTAGCTGATTTGAGCAACGACACGGTTAAGATGACGCAGTTAGATCTTCCGACAGAAAGTTTCACTCAGCCCGATGCTGGTAAAACACAGACCTTTAGTTTGCAAGACTGGGATGCTGGTAGTCGGTATATTATTGTAAAACATACGTATAACGACGATAAGACAGAGTGGTTGGTTGTGGACACTCGTGACATGAGTAGTACTAAAAATGTCTCAAGGCTTTTGGACATTCAGCCTTCCAAACTAGTATTTAGCGGCAATGACAGCCACATTTTATATGCGCAGATTGGAACCGATGTTCGCAAGGTTGACCTTGGAGCAGCGACACTTTCTCGTCCACTTGTTACGAATGTAGATGATTTCTCTATTTTTGATCAGACGACCATTACATACTCCACTCTTCTTGATAGTACAACAGGCTCTCGTACAGTCGGCTACTATGAAGATGGTAAAGATAGCCCTGTAACTCTCGCGACCTATAAGGACAACGGTAAAGCGCCACTGCATCTTGCCCTTGGCCGTTACTTTGGAGATATGTACGAAGCGATTAACTATGGCGACATGGTTAAAATTTATACAGGTAATCTTCCGACAGCAACCTCTGCCTCACAAATGCGATTACTTGCGACAGTGACTATACCTGGCGGTGCGCAGTATCTATCTATTCGTACGGAAGGTCGGTTTGTTATTATGCAAAGTGGTGACACGTTTACGACCTATGATCTTGAACTTAAGAAAACAACGCAGACTGCCTTAAAAGGTGTATCACCAGTTACAAAAAAACTTGGTTGGATTGACGGTTACATGCCATGGAGTGACCGAGATGGCATGTTGCGCTTTTATGAGTTTGACGGCACTAACCAGCACGATATCATGCCTGTTACTGAAGGGTTTGATGTAGTTCTTAGCCCGAATAATCGTTATGTTTATGGTATTCAAAAAACAGCCGATGGTGTGTATCATCTTGAACGCGCACGACTGATTCTAGCGTAG
- a CDS encoding alpha/beta hydrolase — protein sequence MFFNGGGATQISWKKVIQELKGNYQIITFDFRGHGKASVAGDYSFDAFLSDAESVMSMVNSNKPIVVGWSLGADLALAYAVAHPGEVGGLVLIDGAVPLTEPLIENETQLRQSLKSPIMKLSRLLIRFTPYNYQIWGDAFADIVVEVDARRQKLLGDYANASCPITMVLAEKSGGLKGAHAERNNKIWRASAERLVAQYPSISIQWIDDSHQLPFKHPVELAKTIDEVAARLKAAN from the coding sequence ATTTTCTTTAACGGAGGTGGTGCGACTCAGATTAGCTGGAAGAAAGTTATCCAAGAGCTCAAAGGCAATTACCAAATAATAACCTTTGACTTCCGTGGCCACGGCAAGGCATCAGTAGCCGGTGACTACTCATTCGATGCTTTCTTAAGTGACGCAGAGAGTGTTATGAGTATGGTCAATTCTAACAAACCGATTGTCGTTGGTTGGTCACTCGGCGCTGATCTCGCCTTAGCATATGCAGTTGCGCATCCTGGTGAGGTGGGTGGACTTGTGCTCATAGATGGTGCCGTGCCTCTTACTGAGCCACTGATTGAGAATGAGACTCAATTACGGCAATCTCTCAAAAGCCCCATCATGAAACTCAGCAGACTTTTGATACGATTTACACCATATAATTATCAGATTTGGGGTGATGCATTCGCCGATATCGTCGTTGAGGTTGATGCACGCAGGCAGAAGCTGTTAGGTGACTATGCAAACGCCAGCTGCCCTATAACGATGGTTCTCGCAGAAAAGAGTGGTGGCTTAAAGGGTGCTCATGCCGAACGTAATAACAAAATATGGCGCGCGAGTGCTGAACGCCTCGTGGCTCAGTATCCATCAATTTCTATACAATGGATAGATGATAGTCATCAATTACCGTTCAAGCATCCCGTCGAACTTGCAAAAACAATTGACGAGGTTGCTGCTCGTCTGAAGGCTGCTAATTAA
- a CDS encoding sortase has protein sequence MNPSDPTDKRSQTPLVPQRPVAHNPTIPERHPSQNTAIAAANIVRDQLDNIYSGNTSTPTPQTTPAVPAEKTQESPEQGQSLEAANPYERTHSEYAHVQAEQWKQYHSAWQDYYQKYYERYYIGQVYHARQALEARTQEATTAPVAPPSKATQTQSPREPESMTRDEAMYDLRSKLLGRVRNSAKKVRKSRHFVPITAAVGVVLLFLFLQFNRLIIANVQAYVSPGTIDPANIIINPSTDLAVSPDPKLIIPKINVDVPAIWDTKPDYDSQMAAMQKGVAWFGIPGADSHPGQVGNTVLSGHSSNDLLDQGDYKFIFARLDHLTNGDSIFINYQGKRYTYTVTKTQVVSPTDVSALVYPTTKPILTLITCTPLGTSQNRLLITAEQVSPDPANATPAPSSSGNTAPASIPGSSPTFVERIFGGGGN, from the coding sequence ATGAACCCCAGCGACCCAACAGATAAGCGCTCTCAGACTCCGCTCGTTCCACAGCGGCCGGTTGCTCATAACCCCACGATTCCAGAGCGCCATCCTAGTCAAAACACCGCTATCGCGGCGGCAAATATCGTTCGAGACCAGTTAGATAACATATATAGTGGCAACACTTCAACACCAACTCCACAAACCACTCCAGCTGTTCCAGCCGAAAAAACTCAAGAATCCCCAGAACAGGGACAATCTTTAGAAGCAGCCAATCCTTACGAGCGAACACATTCTGAGTATGCACATGTTCAAGCAGAGCAGTGGAAACAATATCATAGTGCTTGGCAGGATTACTATCAAAAGTATTATGAGCGGTATTATATTGGCCAGGTTTATCATGCAAGACAAGCACTTGAGGCTCGCACGCAAGAGGCAACAACGGCGCCTGTAGCCCCTCCATCGAAGGCGACTCAAACACAGTCGCCACGAGAGCCCGAGTCTATGACGCGAGACGAAGCTATGTATGATCTCCGTAGTAAGCTACTCGGAAGGGTACGCAATTCCGCTAAGAAAGTCCGAAAAAGTCGCCATTTTGTCCCTATTACTGCCGCAGTCGGTGTCGTGCTCTTATTTCTGTTTCTTCAGTTTAACCGCCTCATAATTGCCAATGTCCAGGCCTACGTCAGCCCTGGTACGATCGACCCTGCGAACATCATTATCAATCCTTCGACCGACCTAGCGGTTAGTCCAGATCCAAAGCTTATCATCCCTAAAATCAATGTCGACGTACCAGCGATTTGGGATACTAAACCAGATTACGACTCGCAAATGGCTGCAATGCAAAAAGGTGTGGCATGGTTTGGTATTCCAGGTGCCGATAGCCACCCGGGTCAAGTAGGTAATACGGTATTGTCTGGTCACTCAAGTAACGACCTCCTTGATCAAGGGGACTATAAGTTCATCTTTGCACGGCTTGATCACTTAACAAACGGCGATTCGATCTTTATTAATTACCAAGGTAAACGCTACACTTACACCGTAACAAAAACCCAGGTCGTATCACCGACCGACGTTTCAGCACTTGTTTACCCAACAACAAAGCCTATTCTAACACTTATCACCTGTACGCCACTCGGCACCTCACAAAATCGTCTGCTCATTACAGCCGAGCAGGTGAGTCCTGATCCTGCAAATGCTACACCAGCACCAAGCAGTAGCGGCAATACGGCTCCAGCATCGATCCCAGGCAGCTCACCAACCTTTGTTGAGCGCATCTTCGGTGGCGGTGGTAACTAG
- a CDS encoding helix-turn-helix domain-containing protein: MKKAVRDQTTCPIAYTANIIGDPWSLLIARDIVFYGKRTYGEFLSSNEGVTTSMLADKLVNLEIQGLLTKAADTIDKRKVIYSLTNKGLDLFIPLLVEMANWGVAYNPLIISNSAWVKQAAIDKNKLVVLVRQTVVKGGSVLNGGDSVMKQLERG, encoded by the coding sequence GTGAAAAAAGCTGTACGTGATCAAACTACTTGCCCCATTGCCTATACAGCTAATATCATTGGGGATCCGTGGTCATTACTGATCGCGCGTGACATTGTTTTTTACGGTAAACGAACTTACGGTGAATTTCTGTCTTCGAATGAGGGCGTTACCACTAGCATGCTGGCAGACAAATTAGTGAATCTTGAAATTCAAGGCTTGCTAACCAAAGCTGCGGATACTATAGACAAGCGCAAAGTAATATACTCGCTCACCAACAAAGGACTCGACCTTTTCATCCCATTATTGGTTGAAATGGCCAACTGGGGCGTAGCATATAATCCCTTGATTATCTCTAACTCGGCGTGGGTGAAGCAAGCTGCAATCGATAAGAACAAACTAGTGGTGCTTGTCCGACAGACGGTTGTGAAGGGTGGCTCAGTACTGAATGGTGGGGATAGCGTTATGAAGCAGCTTGAGCGAGGATAG
- a CDS encoding nuclear transport factor 2 family protein — translation MDATAKEIIKNFYDSAAKKSDKWQENLADEVSFSVASEKKFAGKETFIRTYTAVLQAVEEMDVKQLITGGDTVCAIVSYDYISPMKARLHQEVAEVWKVVDGKIASFTLYYDEGEYRSFIGK, via the coding sequence ATGGATGCGACGGCGAAAGAGATCATTAAGAATTTTTACGACAGTGCTGCAAAGAAAAGCGATAAATGGCAAGAGAACTTGGCGGATGAGGTGAGTTTTTCAGTTGCGAGTGAGAAGAAATTTGCAGGAAAAGAGACGTTTATTAGGACGTATACAGCCGTGCTTCAGGCTGTAGAAGAAATGGACGTAAAACAGCTGATCACCGGAGGTGACACTGTTTGTGCGATTGTAAGCTATGATTACATATCACCAATGAAAGCAAGACTCCATCAAGAGGTTGCAGAGGTTTGGAAGGTAGTAGACGGAAAGATAGCGTCGTTTACTCTTTATTATGACGAGGGCGAATACCGCAGTTTTATAGGGAAGTAA
- a CDS encoding ABC transporter ATP-binding protein, whose product MDDKIKEFLSLFNGDVSAAHAALARYIHQHVASVTYDHKNPQRVNEEIIHMEGVSKRYKLGKQTVDALRDISLLVRKGEFVAITGASGSGKSTLLQIMGCLEAPSTGKIIIESKETTNLSDSALSELRQNAIGFIFQSFYLQPFLRLNDNVAVPAMFTSKTKKNIYAKVEQLLQQVGLSERAEHFPKELSGGQIQRAAIARALINDPRIILADEPTGNLDSVNGKTVSELFRTIRDTLGTTIVVVTHDMAIARQADRIIELKDGVIV is encoded by the coding sequence TTGGATGACAAGATAAAAGAATTCCTTTCTCTATTTAATGGAGATGTTTCTGCGGCACATGCGGCTTTAGCTCGGTATATACACCAACATGTGGCATCTGTTACGTATGATCATAAGAATCCTCAACGGGTAAATGAGGAAATCATTCACATGGAAGGCGTCTCAAAGCGCTACAAACTTGGCAAGCAAACTGTCGATGCACTTCGCGATATATCACTTTTAGTTCGTAAAGGTGAATTTGTGGCTATCACAGGAGCTAGTGGAAGTGGTAAAAGCACGCTTCTGCAAATTATGGGCTGTCTTGAAGCGCCTAGTACGGGAAAAATAATAATAGAATCAAAAGAAACGACCAATCTGAGTGACAGTGCCTTAAGTGAGTTGCGCCAGAACGCTATTGGATTTATCTTTCAATCGTTCTATTTGCAGCCGTTTCTTCGTCTGAACGATAACGTAGCCGTCCCCGCAATGTTTACGAGTAAAACGAAGAAAAACATATATGCAAAGGTTGAGCAGCTTCTGCAGCAGGTCGGATTATCTGAACGCGCGGAGCACTTCCCAAAAGAACTATCTGGCGGACAGATTCAAAGAGCAGCTATTGCACGAGCATTGATTAATGATCCTCGAATAATCCTCGCTGATGAGCCAACAGGCAATCTCGACTCGGTAAATGGCAAAACGGTCAGTGAGTTATTTAGAACTATACGAGATACATTAGGCACGACAATTGTTGTAGTAACCCACGACATGGCAATTGCTCGTCAGGCCGATCGTATTATCGAACTAAAGGATGGGGTCATTGTATGA
- the gltX gene encoding glutamate--tRNA ligase, with protein sequence MTTVRTRFAPSPTGFLHVGNIRTGLFAYLVARHADGQFILRLEDTDKKREVEGSEAHLLKCLETLGITYDEGINLGGPYAPYKQSERLETYKEWAQKLIDDGRAYADPYTQDELQAFRDDAVANKQPFLYRNHRPEHPPTWDGTQPLRFKSDPKAYTWHDEVMGEISTGPEVIDDIILIKSDGYPTYNFAHIVDDAEMKVTHILRGQEFISSQPNYLNIYEALRLEHPVFATMPHIMAPTGGKKLGKRDGAKDVLDYIRDGILPEALLNFIASLGWNDGTEQEIFSKEELIAKFTLDRVQRSGARFDEQRLIWLNGQWMRRLSLDDLYSRVTDFWPESAKTADEAQRKQILGLVQDRLKTLHDLPLMTSYFFADPTPALTMISENKQLKKLSTQEITELLMAAKSALETCDFTPDAIQAALNNLLETTGQKPGVLFSLVRIAVSWAPFSPALNDTLAALGKETALRRLKNSIDSISAN encoded by the coding sequence ATGACTACTGTTCGAACTCGTTTTGCCCCTAGTCCGACTGGCTTTTTACATGTCGGAAATATCCGCACTGGGCTTTTTGCCTATCTTGTTGCTCGCCACGCAGATGGCCAGTTTATTCTTCGTCTTGAAGATACAGACAAAAAACGTGAAGTAGAGGGTAGCGAAGCACATCTTTTAAAATGTCTCGAGACTCTAGGGATTACGTACGACGAGGGAATTAACCTTGGCGGCCCATACGCACCCTACAAGCAGAGTGAGCGACTTGAGACGTACAAAGAGTGGGCACAAAAGCTCATCGACGATGGTCGCGCCTATGCAGACCCATACACCCAAGATGAACTCCAAGCCTTCCGAGATGACGCCGTCGCCAACAAACAACCATTCTTATACCGAAATCACCGTCCAGAACACCCACCTACTTGGGATGGTACACAGCCACTCCGTTTTAAAAGCGATCCTAAAGCCTACACATGGCACGATGAAGTCATGGGTGAAATTTCTACCGGACCAGAGGTGATCGACGACATCATTCTCATCAAATCGGATGGTTATCCTACCTATAACTTTGCCCATATTGTTGACGACGCTGAAATGAAGGTGACTCATATTCTCCGTGGACAAGAGTTTATATCAAGTCAACCAAACTATCTCAATATCTACGAGGCTCTTCGTCTTGAACATCCTGTCTTTGCGACCATGCCACATATTATGGCGCCAACTGGTGGTAAAAAACTAGGCAAACGAGATGGCGCTAAAGATGTACTGGACTACATTCGTGATGGCATTCTCCCTGAAGCACTCCTTAACTTCATTGCTAGCCTAGGCTGGAACGATGGAACTGAGCAGGAGATTTTTTCAAAAGAAGAACTCATTGCCAAGTTTACTCTCGACCGCGTTCAGAGAAGTGGCGCTCGCTTTGATGAGCAGCGTCTTATTTGGCTTAACGGCCAGTGGATGCGCCGCTTGAGCCTGGATGACCTCTATAGCCGTGTGACTGATTTTTGGCCAGAAAGCGCTAAGACGGCGGACGAAGCTCAAAGAAAGCAGATACTTGGTCTTGTTCAAGACCGTCTTAAAACGCTCCACGATCTCCCTCTTATGACGAGTTACTTTTTTGCCGATCCGACTCCTGCTTTAACTATGATCTCAGAGAACAAGCAGCTAAAAAAGTTATCGACACAGGAGATAACGGAGCTTCTCATGGCAGCAAAATCAGCACTCGAAACCTGCGATTTTACACCAGATGCTATTCAAGCAGCACTTAACAATCTCCTCGAAACAACAGGACAAAAGCCAGGCGTACTATTTAGCCTTGTTCGTATCGCCGTTTCGTGGGCCCCATTCAGTCCTGCGCTCAATGACACGCTTGCAGCGCTCGGAAAAGAAACGGCACTACGTCGCCTCAAAAATAGCATCGACAGCATATCTGCCAATTAG
- a CDS encoding FtsX-like permease family protein → MIRLSYAFTLASTKLRSKRGMLFTSIMVASLLFAVLIMMVVVFTGAEKSATEFIKKAGNNHYLVKTSPNIPYEKIDFINPPSVGDIRAIKAFEKSYYQDLQNKYKTLGLEYSKDAEVPALVPAAWAPTTLPEEQRVTINWSSPVIQALRNKKIEDYTKVATNKLSDLKLVADKYGASGYYYVDKPSLLPPFPGLRLLQDNKEDFSTSELQSGDSTPYGYYVNAIHNGSYSFTDKGLLSRYLLTTDTTNLKGIPVVVSAQEAASLFGEKAGIGKEPEAASEKRAWLKDIQTKLNQATYQSCYRNTAEQALLEKIQHDYAEMKSNENNKDYKKPSLIYDYPTKPCGDIIVKEDTRTTLEKQADAKAEDTQKKLGTYVAPSHELLTFQIVGIKYAKPYSDYSKSIDEYLKNLLAPQEDSSTLDIPIQMYDSLPKGLKADAIQQEDSAGAPVSASAYDEFATRVLEFVTVGDARAFLTNETCPMSATSCDKKFKAGPYGSNYLILDEIGNMFNRIAVIAFPVVFGLATIIIWFTVSRIMAENRRETAVYRAMGAKRRDVTTIYIVYIVLVSVRIILISLTLGILFAFFINYFYGRTLTDTAVTIFGIIDSAPTFSLFNLNSPLLLVIVASIFVISIAAGAQPLIRNVMRPPIRDIRDE, encoded by the coding sequence ATGATTCGGCTCTCGTATGCATTTACGCTTGCCAGTACTAAACTGCGCTCGAAACGAGGTATGCTTTTTACGTCTATTATGGTAGCAAGCCTTTTATTTGCAGTTCTGATAATGATGGTGGTTGTTTTTACGGGAGCTGAAAAAAGCGCAACAGAATTCATTAAAAAAGCTGGCAATAATCATTACCTCGTAAAGACATCGCCCAATATACCATATGAAAAAATAGATTTTATTAATCCACCATCAGTAGGTGATATTCGGGCAATAAAAGCTTTCGAAAAAAGCTATTACCAAGACTTACAGAATAAATACAAAACGCTTGGTCTTGAATATAGTAAGGACGCGGAAGTTCCGGCGCTAGTTCCTGCAGCCTGGGCGCCAACAACCTTGCCAGAGGAGCAGCGGGTCACTATTAACTGGTCATCTCCTGTTATTCAAGCGTTGCGAAACAAAAAAATTGAAGATTATACTAAAGTGGCTACAAATAAGTTGAGTGATCTTAAGCTGGTTGCGGATAAATATGGAGCGAGCGGTTACTACTACGTCGACAAACCGAGTTTACTACCGCCCTTTCCTGGTTTGCGTCTACTTCAAGATAATAAAGAGGATTTTAGTACCTCTGAGTTGCAATCGGGAGATTCGACGCCGTATGGCTACTATGTAAATGCTATTCATAATGGTAGCTATAGCTTTACAGATAAAGGTCTTCTTAGCCGCTATTTGCTTACGACAGATACTACCAATCTGAAGGGTATTCCTGTCGTTGTGTCCGCCCAAGAAGCCGCTTCGCTTTTTGGCGAAAAGGCTGGTATCGGCAAAGAACCTGAAGCCGCGAGCGAAAAGCGAGCATGGCTAAAAGATATCCAAACAAAGCTTAATCAAGCCACCTATCAGTCGTGCTATCGAAACACGGCTGAACAAGCGCTTCTTGAAAAAATCCAACATGATTATGCAGAAATGAAAAGTAATGAAAACAATAAAGATTATAAAAAGCCAAGCCTTATCTACGACTATCCTACAAAGCCGTGCGGTGATATTATCGTCAAAGAAGATACACGTACAACACTCGAAAAACAGGCCGATGCTAAGGCGGAAGACACACAAAAGAAACTGGGTACGTATGTCGCTCCGAGTCATGAACTTTTGACATTTCAGATCGTCGGCATTAAGTATGCTAAACCCTATTCTGACTACTCAAAGAGCATTGACGAATATCTAAAGAACCTTCTTGCGCCACAAGAAGATTCGTCGACGCTCGATATTCCTATTCAGATGTATGATTCGTTGCCTAAAGGACTTAAAGCAGATGCAATACAACAGGAAGATAGTGCAGGTGCTCCCGTGAGTGCGAGTGCGTATGACGAATTTGCTACTCGTGTTCTTGAATTTGTAACCGTAGGTGATGCACGTGCGTTCCTTACGAACGAAACCTGTCCGATGTCTGCGACTAGTTGTGATAAAAAATTCAAGGCTGGTCCGTATGGATCAAACTATTTGATTCTTGATGAAATTGGTAACATGTTTAATCGCATTGCCGTCATCGCGTTTCCTGTGGTATTTGGTCTTGCTACAATTATTATCTGGTTTACTGTCTCTCGTATTATGGCTGAAAACCGCAGGGAAACAGCTGTATATCGCGCTATGGGTGCAAAACGTCGTGATGTTACTACGATTTACATTGTGTATATAGTGCTTGTCTCGGTACGGATTATACTCATATCTCTGACACTCGGCATTCTATTTGCATTCTTTATTAATTACTTTTATGGACGCACATTGACTGATACCGCTGTGACGATATTTGGTATTATCGATAGTGCTCCAACTTTCAGTCTCTTCAATCTTAACTCTCCGCTACTGCTTGTAATCGTGGCGTCGATATTTGTTATTAGTATAGCAGCGGGTGCTCAGCCCCTTATTCGAAATGTTATGCGGCCACCGATACGTGACATCCGAGACGAATAA
- a CDS encoding DUF1761 domain-containing protein, whose amino-acid sequence MFAHVSLWGIALSVVAAMVIGGVWYSPVMFGARWMKAISLTNEAMKARTKSALVVLVAVYTLTAYALSLFTAYFHAYNGGSGLKDGLITSLLVWLGFGVTTILAHGVFEPRDRSVLYVNISNRFATLVAMGLIVGAFF is encoded by the coding sequence ATGTTTGCACATGTTTCATTATGGGGAATAGCGCTAAGCGTCGTTGCAGCAATGGTTATAGGTGGCGTATGGTACAGCCCTGTTATGTTCGGGGCACGGTGGATGAAAGCAATAAGCCTCACTAACGAGGCTATGAAGGCGAGAACAAAGAGCGCTCTTGTCGTATTAGTAGCGGTATATACGCTAACAGCCTATGCACTTTCGCTCTTTACAGCTTATTTTCATGCTTATAATGGAGGCAGCGGGCTCAAGGACGGCCTCATTACTTCGTTGTTAGTCTGGCTAGGCTTTGGCGTAACGACAATACTTGCTCATGGCGTATTCGAGCCTCGGGACAGGTCGGTTCTTTATGTTAACATAAGCAACCGATTTGCTACCCTCGTTGCTATGGGACTAATCGTTGGAGCGTTTTTTTAG